The nucleotide sequence TTTCTGGAATTTTTTTCTTTCTAAATTCTATCCATTTTTTCATCAATTTTAACATACCTTTTCTTGATATTTCTGCCTTCCCTTCTTCATTATCTGGATCAAATACCCAATAAATATGAACCTTATCTTTAAGAAAATCAGCTCCCCATACTTGACCATCTAGTCTTGAATATTTTCTTTTATCTAACTCTCCACATATTTCAGTTAAATTACTTTCAAAATTACTAATATCATTTATATAACATCCTATGATATTTTCATCTTGATTATTACTTACAGAATCACAAACAAGTATAATCTTATCTTTCT is from Fusobacterium periodonticum 1_1_41FAA and encodes:
- a CDS encoding DUF5376 family protein, translated to MKFRFGYLKLIDKSIYKKDKIILVCDSVSNNQDENIIGCYINDISNFESNLTEICGELDKRKYSRLDGQVWGADFLKDKVHIYWVFDPDNEEGKAEISRKGMLKLMKKWIEFRKKKIPENYEKYEEIIEVD